From Thalassococcus sp. S3, one genomic window encodes:
- a CDS encoding TIGR01459 family HAD-type hydrolase, giving the protein MTQIITALSEISDRYQALFVDLWGCVHDGVRAIPSAVRALQTYRSAGGIVVLVTNSPKPRAGVEAQLGEFGVSDDAWDTIATSGDSARSAMFRGAVGEKVYFMGEEARDADFFKPLGLLDNPVDIQRVPLAQADGIVCCGPFDPMADPDVNRADFLYAKQKDMKLLCANPDIVVDRGDTREWCAGALARLYTEMGGESLYFGKPHPPIYDLARRRLAALGKEIAGTDILAIGDGAQTDIKGAMGEDIDSLFISGGLAASETKTSHQPDPDLLNAYLEREMSAPTFAIGHLR; this is encoded by the coding sequence ATGACCCAGATCATCACCGCATTGTCCGAGATTTCCGACCGCTACCAGGCGCTCTTTGTCGACCTTTGGGGCTGTGTGCATGACGGCGTGCGCGCCATTCCCTCCGCAGTCCGCGCCTTGCAGACATATCGCTCGGCTGGCGGCATTGTGGTTCTGGTGACCAACTCTCCCAAACCTCGGGCCGGTGTCGAGGCGCAGCTGGGCGAGTTTGGCGTATCCGACGATGCCTGGGACACAATAGCAACATCCGGTGACAGTGCACGGTCAGCCATGTTCCGGGGGGCGGTTGGAGAGAAGGTCTATTTCATGGGGGAGGAGGCGCGTGATGCAGATTTCTTCAAACCGTTGGGCCTTTTGGACAATCCTGTCGATATCCAACGCGTCCCCCTGGCCCAGGCGGACGGGATCGTGTGCTGCGGCCCCTTCGATCCGATGGCGGATCCCGATGTCAATCGCGCCGATTTTCTCTATGCCAAGCAAAAGGATATGAAACTGCTCTGCGCCAACCCCGACATCGTCGTGGACCGCGGGGATACCCGTGAATGGTGTGCCGGCGCACTGGCGCGGCTTTACACCGAGATGGGCGGCGAAAGCCTCTACTTCGGCAAGCCGCACCCGCCGATCTACGATCTTGCCCGCCGCCGGCTCGCGGCACTTGGAAAAGAGATCGCGGGAACGGACATCCTGGCGATCGGAGACGGGGCTCAGACGGACATCAAGGGCGCCATGGGCGAGGATATCGATTCTCTCTTCATCTCTGGTGGACTGGCGGCGTCCGAGACAAAAACGTCGCATCAACCCGACCCTGATCTGCTAAATGCCTATCTAGAAAGGGAAATGTCTGCGCCAACTTTCGCCATAGGCCATCTGCGCTAA
- a CDS encoding low specificity L-threonine aldolase, giving the protein MFFASDNAGPVHPQVMQALVDANHGYAMPYGADPWMEEVRTRLRDIFEAPDAAIYLIATGTGANALALATLCDPFQTVFCSEVAHIHEDECNAPEFYTGGAKLTLIRSGDKITPEALEAAILKEGSRGVHGPQRGPVALTQVTERGSVYTVTELTALASIAKSYDLPVHLDGARFANALVTLNASPADMTWRAGVDAVSFGGTKNGLMGVEAVIFFDPSKAWEFELRRKRGAHLFSKHRYLSAQMAGYLKDDLWLTLARQANETCAYLADGLRAAGADFLYPPQANMIFASLSRAVHKRLHEAGAVYYLWSGELDGADPDEPLTARFVCDWSLTRDEVDKFLSHTN; this is encoded by the coding sequence ATGTTCTTTGCCTCTGACAATGCCGGGCCGGTCCATCCCCAGGTCATGCAAGCGCTGGTCGATGCCAATCACGGCTACGCCATGCCATATGGCGCGGATCCATGGATGGAAGAGGTCCGCACCCGGCTGAGAGACATCTTCGAAGCGCCCGACGCCGCGATCTATCTTATCGCAACCGGCACCGGTGCCAACGCATTGGCGCTTGCGACGCTCTGTGACCCGTTCCAGACCGTTTTCTGCTCTGAAGTGGCGCATATCCACGAGGATGAATGCAATGCCCCGGAATTCTACACCGGTGGGGCCAAGCTTACCCTGATCCGGTCCGGTGACAAGATCACGCCCGAGGCCCTGGAAGCGGCGATCCTGAAGGAAGGGTCGCGCGGCGTTCATGGTCCCCAGCGCGGGCCGGTCGCCCTGACCCAGGTGACAGAGCGCGGCTCCGTCTACACCGTGACCGAACTCACCGCTCTTGCGTCGATCGCCAAATCCTACGATCTGCCGGTTCACCTCGACGGCGCGCGATTTGCCAACGCGCTCGTGACCCTCAACGCCAGCCCGGCGGACATGACCTGGCGGGCCGGTGTTGATGCCGTCAGTTTCGGAGGGACCAAGAACGGCCTGATGGGTGTCGAAGCGGTCATCTTCTTCGACCCGTCAAAGGCCTGGGAGTTCGAGCTGCGACGGAAACGCGGCGCGCACCTCTTTTCCAAACACCGCTATTTGTCAGCCCAGATGGCCGGATATCTGAAGGATGATCTCTGGCTCACGCTGGCGCGCCAGGCGAACGAGACCTGCGCCTATCTCGCCGACGGGCTGCGCGCGGCGGGCGCGGATTTTCTTTATCCCCCTCAAGCCAACATGATCTTCGCATCGCTGTCCCGCGCGGTTCACAAGCGCCTGCACGAGGCCGGCGCTGTCTACTACCTCTGGTCCGGAGAGCTTGACGGCGCGGACCCTGATGAACCACTTACCGCCCGGTTTGTCTGCGACTGGTCGCTGACGCGGGACGAGGTCGACAAGTTTCTGAGCCACACCAACTGA
- a CDS encoding glycine betaine ABC transporter substrate-binding protein: MNHIKTLAASALVAVTATAGAAQDKVMIGEPSWPGAKIMANVIGQVIENRLGGEVGYAPGANAVIFAAMDGGRGDIDVHPDVWLPNQASFTDEYVDQKGTVSLSSGSYEGRSGFCTPTYMAEEHNIKSVFDLGTPMAQELFDANGDGKGEIWVGASGWASTNVHKVKVRDYGIETFLEPTTEDETVFYARLKDAIDQEQGVVFYCYKPHYVHALYDVTMIEEPPHNPDEYMMVSADQDADWFNKSKITSGDQVKTVRVAYSNSLNDRNSAAASFLANIDMNADELSKLTYEVVVQGNEIDAVVSDWIAANGDIVDGWLGLN, from the coding sequence ATGAACCATATCAAAACCCTCGCCGCCTCCGCGCTGGTCGCCGTCACCGCGACAGCCGGCGCCGCGCAAGACAAGGTCATGATCGGCGAGCCGAGTTGGCCCGGCGCCAAGATCATGGCCAATGTGATCGGCCAGGTCATCGAAAATCGCCTCGGCGGCGAGGTCGGCTATGCCCCCGGCGCCAATGCGGTGATCTTCGCAGCGATGGATGGCGGGCGTGGCGACATCGACGTCCACCCCGATGTCTGGCTGCCCAACCAAGCGTCGTTCACGGACGAATATGTGGATCAGAAAGGCACCGTCTCCCTCTCCTCCGGCTCTTATGAGGGTCGCTCGGGCTTCTGCACACCCACCTACATGGCCGAAGAGCACAATATCAAATCCGTCTTCGACCTCGGCACGCCGATGGCGCAGGAGCTGTTCGACGCGAATGGCGACGGCAAGGGCGAGATCTGGGTCGGCGCCTCCGGCTGGGCCTCCACCAATGTGCACAAGGTGAAGGTGCGCGATTACGGCATCGAGACGTTCCTTGAGCCCACCACCGAAGACGAAACCGTCTTCTATGCACGCCTCAAGGACGCCATCGACCAGGAGCAGGGCGTCGTCTTCTACTGCTACAAGCCCCATTACGTGCACGCGCTCTACGACGTGACCATGATCGAAGAGCCGCCGCATAACCCCGACGAATACATGATGGTCAGCGCCGATCAGGATGCCGACTGGTTCAACAAGTCCAAGATCACCAGCGGCGACCAGGTCAAAACCGTCCGCGTGGCCTATTCCAACTCGCTGAACGACCGCAACTCGGCTGCGGCGTCCTTCCTCGCCAATATCGACATGAACGCGGATGAGCTGTCGAAACTGACCTACGAAGTCGTCGTGCAGGGCAACGAGATCGACGCCGTCGTCTCAGACTGGATCGCGGCGAACGGTGACATCGTCGACGGCTGGCTCGGCCTGAACTGA
- a CDS encoding proline/glycine betaine ABC transporter permease, whose translation MHQPQQIKPETAERMNTLIDTFAGQSAEYYRRVFGYMMEAPGYRFTLNWAAALLGPIWFGARGLWSWFLGFLVLETFAYIQIGRGLFGDLGREFRDRADSIAATLDLRRQQIEAAEASGSSSLDSLRRAAESLETALADAQAAATQADATGLTFVAVGLVMLLVIKFAAAATANWTLEGQFARWRSDKSVASGWSPTRLLIAVGLFITVVLLSAIKFAQPDAIALLKQFPTNRNWRIDVGDGVQAGFDWTKTAGRGFFDGLTFGMRTLLDWIEVVLVQTPWPVVALVIVMLAYLSAGPRVAIFTGAALAYLGLLDFWEKAMTTVALLGAAALISITLGIPLGIYCARRPKVFAVVRPILDFMQSMPSFVYLIPVVAFIGSGKPAGVVATMIFGSPPVIRFTVLGLQQVPETVREAALAFGATPRYLLWRVDLPLAAKTIMAGVNQTILLSLAMVVVASLIGAKGLGEDVLEALQYAAAGQGILAGLAILFCALILDRIVAGKT comes from the coding sequence ATGCATCAGCCACAGCAGATCAAACCCGAAACCGCCGAGCGCATGAACACGCTGATCGACACCTTCGCCGGTCAGAGCGCCGAGTATTACCGCCGCGTCTTTGGCTACATGATGGAGGCGCCGGGGTATCGCTTCACCCTCAACTGGGCCGCCGCCCTGCTGGGGCCTATCTGGTTCGGCGCGCGCGGCCTCTGGTCGTGGTTCCTGGGCTTTCTGGTGCTCGAAACCTTTGCCTATATCCAGATCGGGCGTGGTCTCTTTGGCGATCTGGGCCGTGAATTCCGTGACCGTGCCGACAGCATCGCGGCCACGCTTGATTTGCGCCGACAGCAGATCGAGGCGGCGGAGGCCTCCGGCTCCTCATCGCTCGATTCGCTCAGGCGCGCCGCCGAGTCGCTGGAAACAGCACTTGCCGATGCCCAGGCCGCTGCCACCCAAGCCGATGCGACCGGCCTGACCTTCGTGGCAGTGGGCCTTGTCATGCTGCTCGTGATCAAATTCGCCGCAGCCGCAACCGCCAACTGGACGCTCGAGGGCCAGTTCGCCCGCTGGCGGTCAGACAAATCCGTGGCGAGCGGCTGGTCCCCCACCCGCCTTCTTATCGCGGTGGGGCTCTTCATCACTGTTGTTCTTCTTTCCGCCATCAAGTTCGCCCAACCGGACGCCATCGCCTTGCTCAAGCAATTCCCCACAAACCGCAACTGGCGCATTGACGTGGGCGACGGGGTGCAGGCCGGGTTCGACTGGACCAAAACCGCTGGGCGTGGCTTCTTTGATGGGCTCACCTTCGGGATGCGCACCCTCCTCGACTGGATCGAGGTCGTGCTGGTGCAAACCCCCTGGCCCGTCGTGGCCCTCGTTATCGTGATGCTCGCCTATCTCTCCGCCGGTCCGCGCGTGGCCATCTTCACCGGTGCGGCGCTCGCCTATCTGGGCCTGCTGGATTTCTGGGAAAAGGCGATGACCACCGTGGCGCTCCTGGGTGCCGCCGCCCTGATCTCCATTACCCTCGGCATCCCCCTGGGCATCTACTGCGCGCGTCGGCCCAAGGTCTTCGCCGTGGTCCGGCCGATCCTCGACTTCATGCAATCCATGCCCTCCTTCGTCTACCTCATCCCCGTCGTGGCCTTCATCGGCTCCGGCAAGCCCGCAGGCGTCGTGGCCACGATGATCTTCGGCTCACCCCCGGTGATCCGCTTCACGGTGCTGGGTCTGCAGCAGGTCCCCGAAACCGTGCGCGAAGCCGCGCTCGCCTTCGGCGCCACGCCCCGCTACCTGCTCTGGCGTGTGGACCTGCCTCTGGCCGCCAAGACGATCATGGCCGGGGTGAACCAGACGATCCTGCTGTCGCTCGCCATGGTGGTCGTCGCCTCTCTCATCGGGGCCAAAGGTCTGGGGGAAGACGTGCTCGAAGCGCTGCAATACGCTGCCGCGGGACAAGGCATCCTGGCGGGTCTCGCGATCCTGTTCTGCGCGCTCATCCTTGACCGGATCGTGGCCGGCAAAACCTGA
- a CDS encoding YcgN family cysteine cluster protein: MTDPIDRDGLSHRFWERKPLEKLSQKEWEALCDGCGKCCLNKLEDEDSGAVALTRIACRLLDDSTCRCAHYENRHAFVPDCIVLRPDNLDSHAYWMPATCAYRLLWEGKPLYDWHPLISGHADSVHEAGVSVRNWTLSEFDVPEDEWEDHIIEEPV; encoded by the coding sequence ATGACGGATCCCATCGACCGGGATGGTCTTTCGCATCGCTTCTGGGAACGCAAGCCGCTTGAAAAGCTCAGCCAAAAGGAATGGGAGGCGCTTTGCGACGGTTGCGGCAAATGCTGCCTCAACAAGCTGGAGGACGAAGACAGTGGCGCGGTCGCCCTCACCCGCATCGCCTGCCGTTTGCTCGACGACAGCACCTGTCGCTGCGCGCATTACGAGAACCGGCACGCCTTTGTGCCCGATTGCATTGTGTTGCGGCCTGACAACCTCGACAGTCATGCATACTGGATGCCGGCCACCTGTGCGTACCGGCTGCTTTGGGAGGGCAAGCCTCTCTACGACTGGCACCCCCTGATTTCCGGTCATGCCGACAGCGTGCATGAGGCAGGCGTCTCGGTTCGCAACTGGACCCTGTCGGAGTTCGATGTTCCCGAAGACGAGTGGGAAGACCATATTATCGAGGAGCCTGTCTGA
- a CDS encoding bifunctional riboflavin kinase/FAD synthetase, producing MRIIRDYQFVEHQDRGASAAIGNFDGVHLGHQSVIDLARTAAPDAPLGVLTFEPHPRSYFAPQAAPFRLMNPEARASRLEKLGVQRLYELNFNASLAALSPLDFARNVIADGLGLSHVVVGADFCFGKGRAGTAEHLLTFGDEMGFGVTIAPLLEQSRDTVSSTAIRTALSDGRPRDAAAMLGHWHRIEGPVIGGEQRGRDLGYPTANMSIDGLHPPAFGVYAVLVDVLDGPHAGSYHGVASMGVRPMFGENRPNLETFLFDFSGDLYGATLSVGLIDHLRPEETFESLDTLIAQMDADSAQARAILAAL from the coding sequence ATGCGGATTATCCGGGACTACCAGTTTGTGGAACACCAGGATCGCGGCGCCAGCGCCGCGATTGGCAATTTTGATGGCGTGCATCTTGGCCATCAATCCGTCATCGACCTGGCCCGCACCGCAGCCCCCGACGCGCCGCTGGGCGTTTTGACCTTTGAACCCCATCCCCGCAGCTACTTCGCGCCTCAGGCCGCACCCTTTCGGCTGATGAATCCCGAAGCCCGCGCAAGCCGCCTTGAAAAACTCGGTGTCCAAAGGCTTTATGAGCTGAACTTCAACGCCTCGCTTGCCGCTCTCTCACCTCTGGATTTCGCGCGGAACGTGATCGCCGATGGCCTGGGGCTATCTCATGTCGTGGTTGGCGCGGATTTCTGCTTTGGCAAGGGCCGTGCCGGGACCGCCGAACACCTCCTGACCTTCGGGGACGAGATGGGGTTTGGCGTCACCATTGCCCCGCTTCTTGAACAAAGCCGTGACACAGTCTCGTCCACTGCGATCCGCACCGCCCTCAGCGATGGGCGTCCTCGGGACGCGGCGGCTATGCTCGGCCATTGGCACCGCATCGAAGGCCCTGTGATCGGTGGCGAACAAAGGGGTCGCGATCTCGGCTACCCGACCGCGAACATGTCCATTGACGGCCTCCATCCCCCGGCATTTGGCGTCTACGCCGTTCTTGTCGATGTGCTCGACGGTCCCCACGCGGGAAGCTATCACGGCGTAGCTTCCATGGGGGTCCGCCCGATGTTTGGCGAAAACCGCCCCAATCTCGAAACCTTCCTTTTCGATTTCTCTGGCGATCTTTACGGGGCCACACTTTCCGTGGGTCTGATCGACCATCTCCGCCCCGAAGAAACGTTCGAAAGCCTCGACACCCTCATCGCCCAGATGGACGCGGACAGCGCGCAGGCCCGTGCGATCCTGGCAGCCCTATGA
- a CDS encoding glycine betaine/L-proline ABC transporter ATP-binding protein: MAQEIAIDARGVWKVFGDRADEALAAIHSEGLGKPEVLERFGCVVGVADASFEIEKGELFCVMGLSGSGKSTLVRHVNRLLEPTAGQILIGDEDVMGLGPDALRDLRNRRVAMVFQNFGLMPHRTVRDNVAMPLEIRGTGKARRWEEADRVLDLVELSGWEDKYAHELSGGMQQRVGLARAIASDPEILLMDEPFSALDPLIRKQLQDQFMDLSQKLKKTTMFITHDLDEAIRIGNRIAIMKDGRIVQIGTPEEIILNPADDYVSDFVAGISKLNMIFAHSVMKPVDEFTAHHGELPHDAKEAHPDMDLADLMDLCVDGHGVVAVTQDGKTVGVINRAGLIRAIQSNHA; this comes from the coding sequence ATGGCTCAGGAGATTGCAATCGACGCCCGTGGCGTCTGGAAAGTCTTTGGTGATCGTGCCGACGAAGCCCTCGCCGCGATCCATTCCGAAGGCTTGGGCAAACCCGAAGTGCTTGAACGCTTTGGCTGTGTCGTGGGTGTCGCAGATGCCAGTTTCGAGATCGAAAAGGGTGAGCTTTTCTGCGTGATGGGACTGTCGGGCTCGGGTAAATCCACGCTGGTGCGTCACGTCAACCGCCTGCTCGAACCCACCGCTGGGCAGATCCTGATCGGCGATGAGGACGTCATGGGCCTCGGGCCGGATGCCTTGCGCGATCTGCGCAACCGCCGCGTCGCGATGGTGTTCCAGAACTTTGGCCTCATGCCGCACCGCACCGTCCGCGACAACGTCGCCATGCCGTTGGAGATCCGCGGCACCGGCAAGGCCCGCCGCTGGGAAGAGGCTGACCGCGTCCTCGACCTTGTGGAGCTCTCCGGCTGGGAGGACAAATACGCCCATGAGCTGTCGGGCGGCATGCAGCAGCGCGTGGGCCTCGCCCGTGCCATCGCCTCCGACCCTGAGATCCTCTTGATGGATGAACCCTTCTCTGCCCTCGATCCGCTGATCCGCAAGCAGTTGCAGGACCAGTTCATGGACCTCAGCCAGAAGCTGAAGAAGACCACGATGTTCATCACCCATGATCTGGACGAGGCGATCCGTATCGGCAACCGCATCGCCATCATGAAAGACGGTCGCATCGTGCAGATCGGTACGCCCGAAGAGATCATCCTCAACCCCGCCGACGACTACGTGTCGGACTTCGTAGCCGGCATCTCCAAGCTGAACATGATCTTCGCGCATTCAGTGATGAAACCGGTGGATGAATTCACGGCCCATCACGGCGAACTGCCGCACGACGCCAAGGAAGCGCATCCCGACATGGACCTCGCCGATCTCATGGACCTCTGTGTCGACGGCCACGGCGTAGTCGCCGTCACCCAGGACGGCAAGACGGTGGGCGTCATCAACCGTGCGGGCCTGATCCGCGCGATCCAAAGCAATCATGCGTAA
- a CDS encoding MaoC family dehydratase: protein MLDNLPRGTICIEDIEMGMTRHLRKVVTDEDIEMFAQVSTDRNPVHLDDDYARDTIFEGRIAHGMLTAGLISAVIGEQLPGHGTVYMGQSLKFLAPVRPGDMVYAEVKVVDIEMAKRRVKLDCHCSVDGKKVLIGEAMVLAPSRKFD, encoded by the coding sequence ATGTTGGACAATCTGCCCCGCGGCACGATCTGCATCGAAGACATCGAAATGGGGATGACCCGCCACCTGCGCAAAGTGGTGACAGATGAAGATATCGAGATGTTTGCCCAGGTCTCGACAGACCGGAACCCCGTGCATCTGGACGACGATTATGCCCGCGACACGATTTTCGAGGGCCGCATCGCCCATGGCATGCTGACCGCCGGGCTGATCTCCGCGGTCATCGGCGAACAGCTTCCGGGCCATGGCACGGTCTATATGGGCCAGTCCCTAAAATTCCTGGCACCCGTCCGTCCCGGCGACATGGTCTATGCCGAGGTCAAGGTGGTCGATATCGAGATGGCCAAGCGTCGGGTCAAACTCGACTGCCACTGCTCCGTCGACGGCAAAAAGGTTCTTATCGGCGAGGCCATGGTCCTCGCACCCAGCCGCAAATTCGACTGA
- a CDS encoding DUF1989 domain-containing protein, whose amino-acid sequence MLTAPLIRSFANAGPAAPGRAFPGFTQTPLTQTWDLAPRQSRRIDMKPGDLLSVTGLTDEDWLSLMAFDARGHDMLGALGLTADAGLGADDYDSVELTGWLNAQGATASPARAKLRGDGEIAVVKTDAACTLWAIRDVPARQLVHCAAPGPLRLSRQPATNSAALLPPPLGEVRDEFTVSRATAQAYALKKGEIVQIIDVEGQQCSDFMAFRAQGLDQGLEQMIDSTVTRSVVGGAYPTPGLFDKFLDADMRPLLNLMQDTVGRHDTFALACTARGYEERGFPGHVNCSDNISDAMAPYGVQRRVAWPAINFFFNSWIDRTDNRIQSEESWSRAGDYVALKAMDDLVCVSTACPDDIDPINGWNPTDVHVRIYRPDAPIRRAVAYREKEDAPVSISQESAFHPRLSHLTQQFAPARDLWTPVSFPSTGTLGEYWACRNAVTLQDMSGLRKFDVVGPDAERLLQLAMTRDISKLSVWRGTYALMCDAQGTVIDDGTLFRLGEGLFRWCCGSEESGRALDALATEHGLQVRIKAMRSALPNLALQGPNSRDLLREIVFTQPHVPALDDIRWFGVTMARLKDREGLPFMLSRSGYTGELGYELFCAASDAVPLWDALMEAGQPYGIKPMGSAALETIRIEAGLAASHAEFAPGIDAFEAGLGFAVDLNKSDFTGKDALTRNARDPRRVLKGLLLECDDVPAHGSPVLAGEREVGIVTSATRSPSLERAIAMARLSVEHATDGMILDIGQMDGRMKRLSATVTSIPFIDPQRKRARA is encoded by the coding sequence ATGCTCACCGCACCGCTCATTCGGTCCTTTGCCAATGCAGGCCCCGCCGCGCCGGGCCGCGCCTTCCCCGGCTTCACGCAAACGCCCCTCACCCAGACCTGGGACCTCGCCCCGCGCCAAAGCCGACGGATCGATATGAAGCCCGGAGATCTTCTCTCCGTCACCGGCCTGACCGACGAAGACTGGCTCTCGCTCATGGCTTTCGACGCGCGCGGACACGACATGCTGGGCGCTCTCGGCCTGACAGCCGATGCGGGCCTTGGCGCCGATGACTACGACAGCGTGGAGCTGACAGGCTGGCTGAACGCGCAAGGCGCAACCGCCTCCCCGGCGCGCGCAAAGCTGCGCGGGGACGGCGAGATCGCGGTGGTCAAAACGGACGCGGCCTGCACCCTCTGGGCCATCCGCGACGTGCCCGCGCGCCAGCTTGTGCACTGCGCGGCCCCCGGCCCCCTGCGCCTCAGCCGCCAGCCGGCCACCAACAGCGCCGCCCTCCTGCCGCCGCCTTTGGGAGAGGTGCGCGACGAATTCACCGTCTCCCGCGCCACCGCGCAGGCTTATGCGCTCAAAAAGGGCGAGATCGTCCAGATCATCGACGTCGAAGGCCAGCAATGCTCAGACTTCATGGCGTTCCGCGCTCAGGGCCTCGATCAGGGCCTTGAGCAGATGATCGACAGCACCGTCACCCGCTCTGTCGTGGGCGGCGCCTATCCGACGCCGGGTCTCTTCGACAAATTCCTCGACGCCGACATGCGCCCGCTTCTGAACCTCATGCAGGACACGGTGGGCCGGCACGACACCTTCGCGCTGGCCTGTACCGCGCGCGGTTACGAGGAGCGTGGCTTTCCCGGCCACGTGAACTGCTCCGACAACATCTCCGACGCGATGGCCCCTTACGGCGTGCAGCGCCGTGTGGCGTGGCCCGCCATCAACTTCTTCTTCAACTCGTGGATCGACCGCACCGACAACCGTATCCAGTCCGAGGAAAGCTGGTCCCGTGCCGGCGATTACGTGGCCCTGAAAGCGATGGACGACCTCGTCTGCGTCTCCACCGCCTGCCCCGACGACATTGACCCGATCAATGGCTGGAACCCCACGGATGTGCATGTCCGCATCTACCGGCCCGACGCGCCTATCCGCCGCGCCGTGGCTTACCGCGAAAAGGAAGACGCGCCCGTGTCGATCAGCCAGGAATCCGCGTTCCATCCGCGCCTCAGCCACCTCACCCAGCAATTCGCCCCTGCGCGCGATCTCTGGACGCCGGTCTCGTTCCCCTCCACCGGAACGCTCGGCGAATATTGGGCTTGTCGCAACGCCGTGACCCTTCAGGACATGAGCGGTCTGCGCAAATTCGACGTGGTCGGCCCCGATGCCGAGCGTCTTTTGCAACTGGCGATGACCCGAGACATCTCCAAACTCTCGGTCTGGCGTGGCACCTACGCACTGATGTGCGACGCCCAGGGCACCGTGATCGACGACGGCACGCTCTTCAGGCTAGGCGAGGGCCTTTTCCGCTGGTGCTGCGGGTCCGAGGAAAGCGGGCGCGCTTTGGATGCGCTGGCCACCGAACACGGGCTGCAGGTGCGCATCAAGGCGATGCGCAGCGCGCTCCCGAACCTCGCCCTGCAAGGCCCGAATTCCCGCGATCTGTTGCGTGAGATCGTCTTCACCCAGCCGCATGTGCCCGCTCTGGACGATATACGCTGGTTCGGCGTCACCATGGCCCGGCTGAAGGACCGCGAGGGTCTGCCCTTCATGCTCTCCCGCTCCGGCTATACCGGCGAGCTGGGCTATGAGCTCTTCTGCGCCGCATCCGACGCTGTGCCGCTCTGGGATGCGCTGATGGAGGCGGGTCAGCCTTACGGCATCAAGCCCATGGGCTCCGCCGCTCTTGAAACGATCCGCATAGAAGCCGGCCTTGCCGCGTCCCACGCGGAATTCGCCCCCGGCATCGACGCGTTCGAGGCCGGGCTTGGCTTCGCCGTCGATCTGAACAAGTCCGACTTCACCGGCAAGGACGCCCTGACCCGCAACGCCCGCGACCCGCGCCGCGTCCTCAAGGGACTGCTTCTGGAGTGTGACGACGTCCCAGCCCACGGCTCCCCCGTCCTTGCCGGAGAGCGTGAAGTCGGCATCGTTACGTCGGCCACCCGCTCCCCCAGCCTTGAACGGGCCATCGCCATGGCGCGGCTGAGCGTCGAGCACGCCACGGATGGCATGATCCTTGACATCGGCCAGATGGACGGGCGAATGAAACGCCTCTCGGCCACGGTCACCTCAATCCCCTTCATAGACCCGCAGCGCAAGCGGGCACGGGCCTGA